One Cupriavidus oxalaticus genomic region harbors:
- a CDS encoding PRC-barrel domain-containing protein yields MQTQTPSSQGAAIVGSGVGEGPGPEVMAASSLDGTKAYSSDGEHVGTISEIMLDVPHGRIAYAVLKAGGFLGIGDTLHAIPWNALVMDTDEKCFRIGVTADRIKSAPGFNKDSWPAMADPQWGRSLHEYYGRDPYWVSPPL; encoded by the coding sequence ATGCAAACCCAAACTCCCAGCAGTCAAGGCGCGGCCATCGTCGGTTCGGGCGTGGGCGAAGGCCCCGGCCCGGAAGTCATGGCGGCATCCAGCCTGGACGGCACCAAGGCGTACTCGTCGGACGGCGAACACGTCGGCACGATCTCCGAGATCATGCTGGACGTGCCGCACGGCCGCATCGCCTACGCGGTGCTGAAAGCCGGCGGCTTTCTCGGCATCGGCGATACGCTGCACGCCATCCCGTGGAACGCCCTGGTGATGGACACCGACGAGAAGTGCTTCCGGATCGGTGTGACAGCGGATCGCATCAAGTCCGCGCCCGGCTTCAACAAGGACAGCTGGCCGGCCATGGCCGATCCGCAGTGGGGCAGGTCGCTGCACGAGTACTACGGGCGCGACCCGTACTGGGTGAGCCCGCCGCTGTAG
- a CDS encoding porin — protein sequence MRKTASSWLLAAGLLSAAAPSAHAEPGVTLYGIVSSAVRYTSNLDGHHNDQAALVSGGLVGSRFGLKGDEDLGGGNRALFQFEAGIGSDDGRASYNALFGRQAFVGLSGAWGSLTVGRQYNALNNIGWAFDPLAQGWGNFWSDPLYIGGDIFFQDYRIDNSVVYKRAIGPLTVQLDYGVGEQRGSLARGTTLGGGVMYQQGALALGAAYDQRKSDDGGNTVRNYSVGGSYAFGKATAYLGHMGRRESAGDARFNIAFAGLGYQLTPALHLSGAYYRYWQGGNVTTQFQDVPALLGSGNADSIAVVADYALSRRTSVYVEADAVHARGGAVGRETEYWAGTPAAGVDSSTRVGVMLGMRHQF from the coding sequence ATGCGCAAGACAGCCAGCTCCTGGCTGCTGGCGGCCGGACTGTTGTCCGCCGCCGCCCCATCTGCCCACGCCGAGCCAGGCGTGACCCTGTACGGCATCGTCAGCTCCGCCGTGCGCTATACGTCCAACCTGGACGGACACCACAACGACCAGGCCGCGCTGGTCTCCGGCGGCCTGGTCGGCAGCCGCTTCGGCCTGAAGGGCGACGAGGACCTGGGAGGCGGCAACCGCGCGCTGTTCCAGTTCGAGGCCGGCATCGGCAGCGACGACGGCCGCGCGAGCTACAACGCGCTGTTCGGCCGCCAGGCCTTCGTCGGCCTGAGCGGCGCCTGGGGCAGCCTGACCGTCGGGCGCCAGTACAACGCGCTGAACAATATCGGCTGGGCCTTCGACCCGCTGGCGCAGGGCTGGGGCAATTTCTGGTCCGATCCGCTGTATATCGGCGGCGACATCTTCTTCCAGGACTACCGCATCGACAACAGCGTGGTCTACAAGCGCGCCATCGGCCCGCTGACCGTGCAGCTGGACTACGGCGTGGGCGAGCAGCGCGGCAGCCTGGCCCGCGGCACCACCCTGGGCGGCGGGGTGATGTACCAGCAGGGTGCGCTCGCGCTGGGCGCGGCCTATGACCAGCGCAAGAGCGACGACGGCGGCAATACCGTGCGCAACTACTCGGTCGGCGGTTCGTACGCATTCGGCAAGGCCACCGCCTACCTCGGCCATATGGGCCGGCGTGAGTCGGCCGGCGACGCGCGCTTCAATATCGCCTTTGCCGGGCTGGGCTACCAGCTCACGCCGGCGCTGCACCTGTCGGGGGCCTACTACCGCTACTGGCAGGGCGGCAACGTGACCACGCAATTCCAGGACGTGCCGGCGCTGCTCGGCAGCGGCAACGCCGACAGCATTGCCGTGGTCGCCGACTACGCGCTGTCCAGACGCACCAGCGTGTACGTGGAGGCGGACGCCGTGCATGCCCGCGGCGGCGCGGTCGGCCGCGAGACCGAATACTGGGCCGGCACCCCGGCCGCCGGCGTGGACAGCAGCACGCGCGTGGGCGTCATGCTGGGGATGCGCCACCAGTTCTGA
- the fumC gene encoding class II fumarate hydratase — protein sequence MSKPSASNTRIEKDSLGDVPVPADHLWGAQTERSRQNFRIGDEKMPPALVEAFAILKLCAARANRELGVLEPELAHAIEQAATEVIEGRWPQEFPLSVWQTGSGTQTNMNLNEVIANRAIQLLGGEVGSKKPVHPNDHVNASQSSNDSFPTAMHIAATRAIQQQLLPALEQLQQTFARKVEAFAEIVKVGRTHLQDAVPLTLGQEFSGYMTQVADAQSRLQQAMLRAMPVAQGGTAVGTGLNAPHGFAAAFARALADYTGLPFEPAPNRYALQASHDALADLSGALNTTASSFLKIARDFMLLGSGPRAGFAELILPANEPGSSIMPGKVNPTQAEALAMVCCRVIGNHTTVTLANGLGTLELNAYKPVIIYSLLQSVSLLAGAASSFAEHMVEGVEADRERIAELLERSLMPVTALNPHIGYDKAAEIAKLAVQRNLSLREAAIASGHVTEEQFREWIDLAGMTREV from the coding sequence ATGTCCAAGCCTTCCGCCAGCAACACCCGCATCGAGAAAGACAGCCTGGGCGATGTGCCGGTGCCCGCCGACCACCTTTGGGGTGCGCAGACCGAACGCTCGCGCCAGAACTTCCGCATCGGCGACGAGAAGATGCCGCCGGCGCTGGTCGAGGCCTTTGCCATCCTGAAGCTGTGCGCGGCCCGCGCCAACCGCGAACTGGGCGTGCTCGAGCCCGAGCTGGCGCACGCCATCGAACAGGCGGCCACGGAAGTGATCGAAGGCCGCTGGCCGCAGGAATTCCCGCTGTCGGTCTGGCAGACCGGATCGGGCACGCAGACCAACATGAACCTCAACGAGGTCATCGCCAATCGCGCGATCCAGCTGCTCGGCGGCGAAGTCGGCAGCAAGAAGCCGGTGCATCCGAACGACCATGTCAATGCCAGCCAGTCAAGCAACGACAGCTTCCCGACCGCGATGCACATCGCCGCCACGCGCGCGATCCAGCAACAGCTGCTGCCCGCGCTGGAGCAGTTGCAGCAGACCTTCGCGCGCAAGGTGGAAGCCTTTGCCGAGATCGTCAAGGTGGGCCGCACGCACCTGCAGGACGCGGTGCCGCTGACGCTGGGCCAGGAGTTCTCGGGCTACATGACGCAGGTCGCGGATGCGCAATCGCGGCTGCAGCAGGCCATGCTGCGTGCCATGCCGGTGGCGCAGGGCGGCACCGCGGTCGGCACCGGGCTGAACGCGCCACACGGCTTTGCCGCGGCCTTTGCGCGCGCGCTGGCCGACTACACCGGCCTGCCGTTCGAACCCGCGCCCAACCGCTACGCGCTGCAGGCCTCGCATGACGCGCTGGCCGACCTGTCGGGCGCGCTCAACACCACCGCCTCGTCATTCCTGAAGATCGCGCGCGATTTCATGCTACTGGGCTCGGGGCCGCGCGCCGGCTTCGCCGAGCTGATCCTGCCGGCCAACGAGCCGGGCTCGTCGATCATGCCGGGCAAGGTCAATCCGACCCAGGCGGAGGCGCTGGCCATGGTGTGCTGCCGCGTGATCGGCAACCACACCACGGTGACGCTCGCTAACGGCCTGGGCACGCTCGAGCTGAATGCGTACAAGCCGGTGATCATCTACAGCCTGCTGCAGTCGGTCAGCCTGCTGGCGGGGGCAGCGTCGAGCTTTGCCGAGCATATGGTCGAGGGCGTCGAGGCCGACCGCGAGCGCATTGCCGAGCTGCTGGAACGCTCGCTGATGCCGGTCACGGCGCTCAACCCGCATATCGGCTACGACAAGGCCGCCGAGATCGCCAAGCTGGCGGTGCAGCGCAACCTGTCGCTGCGGGAAGCCGCGATCGCGTCCGGACATGTGACCGAGGAGCAGTTCCGCGAGTGGATCGACCTGGCCGGCATGACGCGGGAAGTGTGA
- a CDS encoding response regulator — MSKPDGTAPQASDAASGSACPDMPGFLAGGGEMGALIRAHEWAATPLGPPQAWPHSLKTAMRIMLTSRQPIWIGWGEALHFFYNDAYQSIIGGKHPGALGQPTAVVWRELWPEISPLLDTAMTRAEGSFVEQKLLIMERNGYPEETYYTFSYSPVPNDHGGTGGIICANSDDTERVLAERQLNVLRDVAAAATDARSWREACERTMGALASDPRDIVFALLYIAEPGAAELQRVVASGIDAAHPAAPPAIPLEGVTPWPVAEVLQQQQPALIEHLATRFAAPLPAGAWSVPTDAAAVIPVVPSGSASHRGVLVVGLNPYRLFGERYRSFLNLVAGQIGAAMHSAQAYEEARKRAEALAEIDRAKTTFFSNISHEFRTPLTLMLGPLEELLRRAGAGGGSAGDEQRSLLEMTHRSGMRLLKLVNALLDFSRIEAGRIRMRRRPTDLAAFTADLASLFRASVESAGMSLQVECEALPQPVAVDRDMWETIVLNLVSNAFKFTFAGGITVSVAAQGDNAVLRVRDTGIGIPAGELPRIFERFHRVEGAQGRSIEGSGIGLALVQELVRLHGGTVEVDSVQGQGACFTVTLPRVGADDEQADPAAAPAASSAQARAYVDAALRWPYAEAPAMALAAEDGQYSRQDWHDRQPPAPDGEAAVAATVLVVDDNDDVRDYMRRLLNAAGHRVEVAPDGEAALEVARRQQPALIVSDVMMPRLDGFGLVQAVRADPVLRDTPVLLLSARAGEEARVSGLGSGADDYLVKPFSARELLARVASNLRLSELRRATERRLQDLNASLERRIAQAVTDHDRLWELSEDLLIVAGFDGTLQRVSPAWTRTLGHAPHEALGRPYLSFIYPDDLVLVTARLAALRHDGTPVRFECRQPRADGTLRWLAWTLTVDPSNGHLHGIGRDVTGDREVQAALRHAEEALRTAQKMEAIGKLTGGVAHDFNNLLQVIGGNLQLLARDLSGNTDAAPRLRNALAGVARGAKLSSQLLAFGRRQPLAPRVVNLGRLARTLDDMLRRALGDGIEIETVVADGLWNTLVDPFQVENALLNLAINARDAMHGQGRLTIEARNTWLDEALEEPPHGRAPRPAAQYVLLAVTDTGTGMTPEVQEHVFEPFFTTKPEGQGTGLGLSMVYGFIRQSDGHVKIVSKPGRGTTVKLYLPRVNMAEDPDAEPDTDRARGGGETVLVVEDDEDVRATVVEMLASLGYHVLRARDAQGALAIVERGVHIDLLFSDVVMPGPLRSTELADKVRELLPGIAVLFTSGYTDSIIVHGGRLDPGVELLSKPYRHEALARKVRHVLANREQRAAAAAGVAAARRAPSDQGTRVLCVDDDALVRASTAELLRACGAEVTEAQSDIEALALLAAGRFDLLLTDVALHGGAGGSGVDLALAARQRQPRLRVVFATGYPLALTPAQHQALGDAAVLRKPYAPQALLDLLQGAGPGSPGR, encoded by the coding sequence ATGAGCAAACCCGACGGCACCGCGCCGCAAGCGTCCGACGCGGCCAGCGGCAGTGCCTGCCCAGACATGCCTGGCTTCCTGGCCGGGGGCGGCGAGATGGGCGCGCTGATCCGCGCGCACGAATGGGCCGCTACGCCGCTGGGGCCGCCCCAGGCATGGCCGCACAGCCTGAAGACGGCCATGCGCATCATGCTGACCTCGCGCCAGCCGATCTGGATCGGCTGGGGCGAGGCGCTGCATTTCTTCTACAACGACGCCTACCAATCGATCATCGGCGGCAAGCACCCCGGCGCGCTGGGCCAGCCGACCGCGGTCGTCTGGCGCGAACTCTGGCCGGAAATCAGCCCCCTGCTCGACACCGCGATGACCCGCGCCGAGGGAAGCTTCGTCGAGCAGAAGCTGCTGATCATGGAGCGCAACGGGTATCCGGAAGAGACCTACTACACCTTTTCGTACAGCCCCGTGCCGAACGACCACGGCGGCACCGGCGGCATCATCTGCGCCAACAGCGACGATACGGAGCGCGTGCTGGCCGAGCGGCAACTGAACGTGCTGCGCGACGTGGCCGCAGCGGCCACCGACGCGCGCTCGTGGCGCGAGGCGTGCGAGCGCACCATGGGCGCGCTGGCATCGGACCCGCGCGACATCGTCTTCGCGCTGCTCTACATCGCCGAGCCTGGCGCCGCCGAGCTGCAGCGCGTGGTCGCGAGCGGCATCGATGCTGCCCACCCCGCCGCACCGCCCGCCATCCCGCTCGAAGGTGTAACGCCGTGGCCGGTGGCCGAGGTCCTGCAACAGCAACAGCCGGCACTGATCGAGCATTTGGCGACGCGCTTTGCCGCGCCGCTGCCCGCCGGCGCATGGAGCGTGCCCACGGACGCGGCCGCGGTGATCCCGGTGGTCCCCTCTGGCAGCGCCTCGCACCGCGGCGTGCTGGTGGTCGGACTGAACCCGTACCGGCTGTTCGGCGAGCGCTACCGCAGCTTCCTGAACCTCGTGGCCGGCCAGATCGGCGCGGCCATGCATTCGGCCCAGGCCTACGAGGAAGCACGCAAGCGTGCCGAGGCGCTGGCCGAGATCGACCGCGCCAAGACCACCTTCTTCTCCAACATCAGCCATGAGTTCCGCACCCCGCTGACGCTGATGCTGGGGCCGCTCGAAGAACTGCTGCGGCGCGCCGGCGCCGGCGGCGGCAGCGCCGGCGACGAACAACGCTCGCTGCTGGAGATGACCCACCGCAGCGGCATGCGCCTGCTCAAGCTGGTCAATGCGCTGCTCGACTTCTCGCGCATCGAGGCCGGCCGCATCCGCATGCGGCGCCGGCCCACCGACCTCGCGGCCTTCACCGCCGATCTCGCCTCGCTGTTCCGTGCCAGTGTCGAGAGCGCCGGCATGTCGCTGCAGGTGGAATGCGAAGCGCTGCCGCAGCCGGTGGCGGTGGACCGCGACATGTGGGAGACCATCGTGCTGAACCTGGTCTCCAATGCGTTCAAGTTCACGTTTGCCGGCGGCATCACCGTCAGCGTCGCGGCGCAGGGGGACAACGCGGTGCTGCGCGTGCGCGACACCGGCATCGGCATTCCGGCCGGCGAGTTGCCGCGCATCTTCGAGCGCTTCCATCGCGTCGAAGGCGCGCAGGGCCGTTCGATCGAAGGCAGCGGCATCGGCCTGGCGCTGGTGCAGGAACTGGTGCGCCTGCATGGCGGCACCGTCGAGGTCGACAGCGTGCAGGGCCAGGGTGCCTGCTTCACCGTCACGCTGCCAAGGGTAGGCGCCGACGACGAGCAGGCGGATCCCGCGGCGGCGCCCGCGGCCAGCAGTGCGCAGGCCCGCGCCTACGTGGACGCGGCGCTGCGCTGGCCATATGCCGAGGCGCCGGCGATGGCCCTGGCCGCAGAGGACGGGCAATACAGCCGGCAGGACTGGCACGACCGCCAGCCGCCGGCGCCCGACGGCGAAGCGGCTGTGGCCGCCACCGTGCTGGTGGTGGACGACAACGACGACGTGCGCGACTACATGCGCCGGCTGCTGAACGCCGCCGGCCATCGCGTCGAGGTGGCGCCCGACGGCGAAGCCGCGCTCGAGGTGGCGCGCCGCCAGCAGCCCGCGCTGATCGTGTCGGACGTGATGATGCCCCGGCTCGACGGCTTCGGCCTGGTGCAGGCCGTGCGCGCGGACCCGGTGCTGCGCGACACGCCGGTGCTGCTGCTGTCGGCGCGCGCCGGCGAGGAAGCGCGCGTGAGCGGCCTGGGCTCGGGCGCCGACGATTACCTGGTCAAGCCTTTCTCGGCCCGCGAATTGCTGGCGCGCGTGGCCAGCAACCTGCGGCTGTCGGAGCTGCGGCGTGCCACCGAGCGCCGCCTGCAGGACCTCAATGCTTCGCTCGAGCGGCGCATCGCGCAGGCCGTGACCGACCATGACCGGCTCTGGGAACTGAGCGAAGACCTGCTGATCGTGGCCGGCTTCGATGGCACGTTGCAGCGCGTCAGCCCGGCCTGGACCCGCACGCTTGGCCATGCCCCGCACGAGGCGCTGGGCCGGCCTTACCTGTCGTTCATCTATCCGGACGACCTGGTGCTGGTAACCGCGCGGCTCGCGGCGCTGCGCCACGACGGCACGCCGGTGCGTTTCGAATGCCGCCAGCCGCGCGCCGACGGCACGCTGCGCTGGCTGGCCTGGACGTTGACGGTGGACCCGTCCAACGGCCATCTTCACGGCATCGGCCGTGACGTGACCGGCGACCGCGAGGTCCAGGCGGCACTGCGCCATGCCGAAGAGGCCCTGCGCACGGCGCAGAAGATGGAAGCCATCGGCAAGCTGACCGGCGGCGTCGCCCATGACTTCAACAACCTGCTGCAGGTGATCGGCGGCAACCTGCAGCTGCTGGCGCGCGACCTGTCCGGCAACACCGACGCCGCGCCCCGGCTGCGCAATGCGCTGGCCGGCGTGGCCCGCGGCGCCAAGCTGTCGTCGCAGCTGCTGGCATTCGGGCGGCGCCAGCCGCTGGCCCCGCGCGTGGTCAACCTGGGCCGGCTGGCGCGCACGCTGGACGACATGCTGCGGCGCGCGCTGGGCGACGGCATCGAGATCGAGACCGTGGTCGCCGACGGCCTGTGGAACACGCTGGTCGATCCGTTCCAGGTCGAGAACGCGCTGCTGAACCTGGCGATCAACGCGCGCGACGCCATGCATGGCCAGGGCCGCCTGACCATCGAGGCGCGCAACACGTGGCTCGACGAGGCGCTGGAAGAGCCGCCGCACGGACGCGCGCCGCGGCCGGCGGCGCAGTATGTGCTGCTGGCGGTCACCGACACCGGCACCGGCATGACACCCGAGGTGCAGGAACATGTGTTCGAGCCGTTCTTCACCACCAAGCCCGAAGGCCAGGGCACGGGCCTGGGCCTGAGCATGGTGTATGGCTTTATCCGCCAGTCGGACGGCCATGTGAAGATCGTGAGCAAGCCCGGCCGCGGCACCACGGTGAAGCTCTACCTGCCGCGCGTGAACATGGCCGAGGATCCCGATGCCGAACCCGATACGGACCGCGCGCGCGGCGGCGGCGAAACGGTGCTGGTGGTCGAAGACGACGAGGACGTGCGCGCCACGGTGGTCGAGATGCTGGCCAGCCTGGGCTACCACGTGCTGCGCGCGCGCGATGCGCAGGGTGCGCTGGCCATTGTCGAGCGGGGCGTGCACATCGACCTGCTGTTCAGCGACGTGGTGATGCCAGGGCCGTTGCGCAGCACCGAACTGGCCGACAAGGTGCGCGAGCTGCTGCCGGGCATCGCGGTGCTGTTCACCTCGGGCTACACCGACAGCATCATCGTGCATGGCGGCAGGCTGGATCCCGGCGTGGAACTGCTCAGCAAGCCCTATAGGCATGAAGCGCTGGCGCGCAAGGTCCGCCATGTGCTGGCCAACCGGGAACAGCGTGCCGCGGCGGCGGCGGGTGTGGCGGCCGCCCGCCGTGCGCCGAGTGATCAGGGCACGCGCGTGCTGTGCGTCGACGACGACGCGCTGGTGCGCGCCAGCACGGCGGAACTGCTGCGCGCCTGCGGCGCCGAGGTGACCGAGGCGCAGAGCGACATCGAGGCGCTGGCCCTGCTTGCCGCCGGCAGGTTCGACCTGCTGCTGACCGATGTCGCGCTGCACGGCGGCGCCGGCGGCTCGGGTGTGGACCTGGCGCTGGCCGCACGCCAGCGCCAGCCGCGGCTGCGGGTGGTGTTTGCCACCGGCTATCCGCTGGCGCTGACACCGGCCCAGCACCAGGCACTGGGCGACGCGGCGGTGCTGCGCAAGCCGTATGCGCCGCAGGCGCTGCTGGATCTGCTGCAAGGCGCCGGCCCCGGAAGCCCGGGGCGATAG
- a CDS encoding PadR family transcriptional regulator, with protein sequence MKRQFLGLLARVYVLQFALEVPATVAMLADMLLQYGFQVDIGTVRPLLRTLQMEGYLESVLRDGIGRVYQLTERGREELAASRQHIDELHRRLHAELPTPDTPREA encoded by the coding sequence ATGAAACGACAGTTCCTGGGCCTGCTTGCCCGCGTCTACGTCCTGCAATTTGCCCTGGAAGTCCCCGCCACGGTGGCCATGCTCGCCGACATGCTGCTGCAGTATGGCTTCCAGGTCGACATCGGCACCGTGCGCCCCCTGCTGCGCACCCTTCAGATGGAGGGCTATCTCGAAAGCGTGTTGCGCGACGGCATCGGCCGGGTCTACCAGCTGACCGAGCGTGGCCGCGAGGAACTGGCGGCCAGCCGCCAGCACATCGACGAACTGCACCGCCGCCTGCACGCCGAGCTGCCCACCCCCGACACGCCGCGCGAAGCCTGA
- the fur gene encoding ferric iron uptake transcriptional regulator produces MSSERSSPIHLKRAGLKATSPRMRILEVFRTSAQRHLSAEDVYRILLTQDEDAGLSTVYRVLNQLVQADILLRHTFESDHAVFELNEGGHHDHLICVACGRVEEFRDESIEQRQRQVAADNAFILREHMLVLYGVCPGCRASEPDETLMSAARPTQA; encoded by the coding sequence ATGTCATCCGAACGGTCCAGCCCGATCCACCTCAAACGCGCCGGCCTGAAGGCCACCTCGCCGCGAATGCGGATCCTTGAAGTGTTCCGCACCAGCGCACAGCGCCATCTCAGTGCGGAAGATGTCTATCGCATCCTGCTGACCCAGGACGAGGATGCGGGTTTGTCGACCGTGTACCGGGTGCTTAACCAGCTGGTGCAGGCCGACATCCTGCTGCGCCACACCTTCGAGTCCGACCATGCCGTGTTCGAACTCAACGAAGGCGGCCACCATGATCACCTGATCTGCGTTGCCTGCGGCCGCGTGGAAGAGTTCCGCGACGAAAGCATCGAGCAGCGCCAGCGCCAGGTAGCCGCCGACAACGCCTTTATATTGCGCGAGCACATGCTGGTGCTGTACGGCGTCTGCCCCGGGTGCCGTGCCAGTGAACCGGACGAGACGCTCATGTCCGCGGCTCGGCCCACGCAAGCCTGA
- a CDS encoding four-helix bundle copper-binding protein, which translates to MIRPTVQENAARYADCIAACNACAAAALKCAAACLEEQEVRKMARCIALDMDVAGIAQLAASYMLRNSEFAPLVCEDCAEVCKWCKEECERHDAEHCQECARACAVCMEQCLKMTA; encoded by the coding sequence ATGATCCGACCCACCGTGCAGGAAAACGCCGCCCGCTACGCCGACTGTATCGCCGCGTGCAACGCCTGTGCCGCCGCTGCGCTGAAATGCGCCGCGGCCTGCCTGGAAGAGCAGGAGGTGCGCAAGATGGCGCGCTGCATCGCGCTGGACATGGACGTCGCCGGCATCGCGCAGCTTGCCGCCTCCTACATGCTGCGCAACAGCGAGTTCGCGCCGCTGGTCTGCGAGGACTGCGCCGAAGTCTGCAAGTGGTGCAAGGAAGAATGCGAGCGCCATGACGCCGAGCACTGCCAGGAGTGCGCGCGGGCCTGCGCGGTCTGCATGGAGCAGTGCCTCAAGATGACGGCATAG
- a CDS encoding DMT family transporter — protein sequence MKPADLVRLLALAAIWGASFLFIRIGAPVLGPMPAAFLRVLIAAVTLAACLPLLGLRWDMRGKWPAVLMLGVINSGIPFTMYAVAALWLPAGYSAVFNAITPLMGVVIGALAFSERLTLAKVLGVMLGVAGVAVLTRTGPVTFSTELLLGALACLAATACYGLSGFLARRWITERGGLDSRLVAAGSMVGATLFLLPFCAAALWRHNTLPDAGAGVWWAMAGVGVLCTALAYILYYRLIADLGPVRSLTVTFLIPPFGIVWGALFLSEALSWAHAVGGALIGLAVWLVLRPVAADVPAAAAARAAAKR from the coding sequence ATGAAACCCGCCGATCTTGTACGCCTGCTTGCGCTGGCCGCCATCTGGGGCGCCAGCTTCCTGTTTATCCGTATCGGCGCGCCGGTGCTCGGTCCGATGCCGGCGGCCTTCCTGCGCGTGCTCATCGCCGCCGTCACGCTGGCTGCGTGCCTGCCTTTGCTGGGCCTGCGCTGGGACATGCGCGGCAAATGGCCGGCGGTCCTTATGCTGGGCGTCATCAATTCGGGCATTCCGTTCACCATGTACGCGGTGGCGGCGCTGTGGCTGCCGGCGGGCTATTCAGCGGTGTTCAATGCCATAACGCCGCTGATGGGCGTCGTGATTGGCGCGCTGGCCTTTTCCGAACGGCTCACCCTCGCCAAGGTGCTGGGCGTGATGCTGGGGGTGGCCGGCGTGGCGGTGCTGACGCGTACCGGCCCGGTCACGTTCTCGACCGAGTTGCTGCTAGGCGCGCTGGCTTGCCTGGCGGCGACCGCCTGCTACGGCCTGTCCGGCTTCCTGGCGCGGCGCTGGATCACCGAGCGCGGCGGCCTGGACAGCCGCCTGGTCGCGGCCGGCAGCATGGTCGGCGCGACGCTGTTCCTGCTGCCGTTTTGCGCGGCTGCGCTGTGGCGCCATAACACGCTGCCCGATGCCGGCGCCGGGGTGTGGTGGGCCATGGCGGGCGTTGGCGTGCTCTGCACGGCGCTGGCCTACATCCTCTACTACCGGCTGATTGCCGACCTTGGCCCGGTGCGCTCGCTGACCGTGACCTTCCTGATTCCGCCGTTCGGCATTGTCTGGGGCGCGCTGTTCCTGAGCGAAGCGCTGTCGTGGGCCCACGCCGTGGGCGGCGCGCTGATCGGCCTGGCGGTGTGGCTGGTGTTGCGGCCAGTGGCGGCCGACGTGCCAGCGGCTGCGGCGGCGCGGGCGGCCGCGAAGCGCTGA